Proteins found in one Raphanus sativus cultivar WK10039 unplaced genomic scaffold, ASM80110v3 Scaffold4708, whole genome shotgun sequence genomic segment:
- the LOC130507527 gene encoding uncharacterized protein LOC130507527, translating into MTPQEVHQDQMLLKRRREDAKAAGKTLLLEETKQVNKLNLFATAKDIKTAVIEQSNFILVVYKELLSSTTNLAPEIPEEIECLLQEYKDVFPEDNPMGLPPIRGIEHQIDFVPGATLPNRPAYRTNPVETKELEKKVNDLLEKGHIRESMSPCAGIQVDEEKVKAIREWPIPKSIGDVMSFHGLAGFYRRFVRDFSTVAAPLTEIIKKSLC; encoded by the exons ATGACACCTCAAGAAGTACACCAAGATCAGATGCTTCTCAAAAGGAGGAGGGAGGACGCCAAGGCTGCTGGTAAGACCTTACTACTGGAAGAGACCAAGCAGGTAAATAAACTCAACCTCTTTGCTACTGCTAAAGATATTAAAACTGCTGTGATTGAACAATCAAATTTTATTCTAGTAGTTTATAAAGAATTGTTGAGCTCTACTACTAACCTTGCTCCTGAGATTCCAGAGGAGATTGAATGTCTTTTGCAGGAGTATaaggatgtgtttccagaagacaaTCCCATGGGGCTGCCGCCTATTAGGGGCATAGAGCACCAAATTGATTTTGTGCCAGGGGCTACCTTACCAAACCGTCCAGCATACAGGACCAATCCTGTGGAGACTAAGGAGCTTGAGAAAAAAGTCAATGACCTGCTGGAGAAAGGCCATATCagggagagcatgagtccttgtgct GGTATACaggttgatgaggagaaggtgaaagccatcAGGGAGTGGCCGATCCCTAAGTCTATTGGAGACGTCATGAGTTTTCATGGacttgctggcttctataggAGGTTTGTGAGAGATTTCAGTACAGTTGCAGCACCACTAACTGAAATAATCAAGAAGAGT ctgtgttga